From Achromobacter spanius, a single genomic window includes:
- a CDS encoding SDR family oxidoreductase, which translates to MALRIAYVTSGMGHTGTAICQALHRAGHRVVAGCGPRSSRKDHWLKEQKSLGYDFIASEGDATDWASTEAAFAKVRREVGEIDVLVNNAGSMLDMRFRQMSHADWSAVLRSNLDTLFNSTKQVVDSMADRGWGRIINIGSVAAEKGQIGQINFATAKGAVIGFTRSLAQEVAARGVTVNLVSPGFIADDTVRAFPPALLDRIVESVPVGRLGTAQDLAGLCVWLGSDEAAFVTGANYAINGGVYMS; encoded by the coding sequence ATGGCTTTGCGCATCGCCTACGTCACCAGCGGCATGGGCCATACCGGCACCGCGATCTGCCAGGCGCTGCATCGCGCCGGCCATCGCGTGGTCGCCGGCTGCGGTCCGCGTTCGTCCCGCAAGGACCACTGGCTGAAGGAACAGAAGTCGCTGGGTTACGACTTCATCGCCTCGGAAGGCGACGCCACGGACTGGGCGTCGACCGAGGCCGCGTTCGCCAAGGTCCGGCGCGAGGTCGGCGAGATCGACGTGCTGGTCAACAATGCCGGTTCGATGCTGGACATGCGCTTTCGGCAGATGAGTCACGCCGACTGGTCGGCCGTCCTGCGCAGCAACCTGGACACGCTCTTTAACAGCACCAAGCAGGTCGTCGACAGCATGGCGGACCGGGGTTGGGGGCGGATCATCAACATCGGATCGGTCGCGGCCGAGAAAGGCCAGATCGGCCAGATCAACTTCGCGACCGCCAAGGGCGCGGTCATCGGTTTTACGCGCTCGCTCGCGCAGGAAGTCGCCGCGCGCGGCGTGACGGTGAACCTGGTGTCGCCGGGCTTCATCGCCGACGATACCGTCCGCGCCTTCCCGCCGGCGCTGCTGGACCGCATCGTCGAAAGCGTGCCGGTGGGCAGGCTGGGCACCGCGCAGGACCTGGCCGGGCTGTGCGTGTGGCTGGGGTCTGACGAGGCCGCGTTTGTCACCGGCGCCAACTACGCCATCAACGGCGGCGTGTACATGAGCTGA
- a CDS encoding GCN5 family acetyltransferase, whose product MTPDSSSAHPVAIDPDQVGEYPAMTKSGGGYFYDDVLEYRVWVHPHAGGEDLHDGDDYYYAFDTFEDAAAFSQDTPGAEQPLVLVRQLESINEPTPGVFEHYTEERITEWRVEWLADSKRTATSIADFLKRRGV is encoded by the coding sequence ATGACACCCGACAGTTCATCCGCCCACCCCGTCGCCATCGATCCCGATCAGGTGGGCGAATACCCCGCCATGACCAAATCGGGCGGCGGCTATTTCTACGACGACGTCCTGGAGTATCGCGTGTGGGTGCACCCGCATGCGGGCGGCGAAGACCTGCACGACGGCGACGATTACTACTACGCCTTTGACACCTTTGAAGACGCCGCGGCGTTTTCGCAAGACACGCCGGGCGCGGAACAACCGCTGGTGTTGGTGCGGCAGTTGGAGTCCATCAACGAGCCCACGCCAGGCGTCTTTGAACACTACACCGAGGAACGCATCACCGAATGGCGCGTGGAATGGCTGGCAGACAGCAAGCGCACCGCGACCTCCATCGCCGACTTCCTGAAACGCCGCGGCGTCTGA
- a CDS encoding cold-shock protein — METGIVKWFNDAKGFGFIMPEDGGKDIFAHFSEIVSDGHKVLLENQRVSYVTAQGAKGPHATQIRAL, encoded by the coding sequence ATGGAAACCGGAATTGTGAAGTGGTTCAACGATGCCAAGGGTTTTGGCTTCATCATGCCCGAGGACGGTGGCAAGGACATCTTTGCGCACTTCTCGGAGATCGTCAGCGACGGCCACAAAGTGCTTCTTGAAAATCAGCGTGTCAGCTATGTGACCGCGCAAGGCGCCAAGGGCCCTCACGCGACGCAGATTCGCGCATTGTGA
- a CDS encoding sigma-70 family RNA polymerase sigma factor translates to MLAAESGVQQQLHTLYRDHHSWLFGWLRKRMGCAHNAADVAQDTFERLLASRDVLMGQRLQINEPRAYLTTTAKRLLIDRARREQLERAYLAELELMAEDLPQYPSPEQLLIAVQALDQICRVLEGVSAKARAAFLLHYLDGQTHAAVAGHLGVSTKMVQKYLVQVLLHCGRLLA, encoded by the coding sequence GTGTTGGCCGCAGAATCGGGTGTACAGCAGCAGTTGCACACGCTGTACCGCGACCATCATTCCTGGCTGTTTGGCTGGCTGCGCAAACGCATGGGTTGTGCGCACAATGCCGCGGACGTCGCGCAGGACACGTTCGAACGTCTTCTCGCATCGCGCGACGTCCTGATGGGGCAGCGTCTGCAGATCAACGAGCCGCGCGCCTACCTGACCACGACCGCGAAACGATTGTTGATCGACCGCGCTCGCCGCGAGCAGCTTGAACGCGCCTATCTGGCCGAACTCGAGCTGATGGCCGAGGACCTGCCGCAGTATCCGTCCCCCGAGCAATTGCTGATCGCCGTGCAGGCGCTGGACCAGATCTGCCGTGTCCTGGAAGGCGTGTCGGCCAAGGCGCGTGCGGCTTTTCTGCTGCACTACCTGGACGGGCAGACGCATGCCGCGGTGGCCGGCCATCTGGGCGTGTCCACGAAGATGGTGCAGAAGTATCTGGTGCAGGTCCTGCTGCACTGCGGCCGTCTGCTCGCCTGA
- a CDS encoding FecR family protein: protein MSATVSDNDALAAQAAQWIVALSADDGIERERARTQFEAWKRADPRHAAAAAGMERLLGQVSDVRSTGTGGAGNAAVASMLAMQGKRRRIKTYVAALALTCTLAVPAWMALQAYPPSYLLADVRAGTGQWKTQTLADGTRITLNSASAVNLRYDAARRTIELLQGEILVDVAKDAARPFVIETRDGAMRAVGTRFVVSREEDSTVLRVLESKVTVQTADQRRARSAESALIEAGQAVRIRPDGLGLVTAIDPRSVEDAWAQHRLFVEDRPLAEVLDTLNRHRSGHIQYDAAAIGHLRISAVLPLDDTDRALQLLAANLPGLRIRTYTPYLVRVDLPAAP from the coding sequence ATGTCCGCGACCGTCTCCGACAATGACGCATTGGCCGCCCAGGCGGCGCAATGGATCGTGGCGCTTTCGGCCGACGACGGCATCGAGCGCGAGCGCGCGCGCACGCAGTTCGAAGCATGGAAGCGGGCCGATCCTCGCCACGCCGCCGCGGCGGCCGGCATGGAGCGGCTCCTGGGACAAGTGAGCGACGTTCGCAGCACGGGCACGGGCGGTGCGGGCAATGCCGCGGTGGCGTCGATGCTGGCCATGCAAGGCAAGCGCCGCCGGATCAAGACCTATGTGGCGGCACTGGCCTTGACGTGCACGCTGGCCGTGCCCGCGTGGATGGCGCTTCAAGCCTATCCGCCGTCCTATCTGCTGGCCGACGTGCGCGCCGGAACGGGGCAGTGGAAGACCCAGACGCTGGCGGACGGCACGCGCATCACCTTGAACAGCGCCAGCGCGGTCAACCTGCGCTACGACGCCGCTCGCCGCACGATCGAGCTGCTGCAGGGCGAGATCCTGGTCGACGTGGCCAAGGACGCGGCCCGCCCCTTCGTGATCGAGACGCGCGACGGCGCCATGCGGGCCGTGGGAACGCGCTTCGTGGTCAGCCGCGAGGAAGATTCGACAGTGCTGCGGGTGCTGGAATCCAAGGTCACGGTACAGACCGCGGACCAGCGCCGAGCGCGCAGCGCGGAATCGGCCCTGATCGAGGCCGGCCAGGCCGTGCGCATCCGCCCCGATGGCCTGGGCCTGGTCACGGCGATCGATCCGCGCAGCGTCGAGGATGCCTGGGCGCAGCATCGGCTGTTCGTGGAGGACCGGCCGCTGGCGGAGGTGCTGGACACGCTGAACCGCCACCGCAGCGGCCACATCCAGTACGACGCCGCCGCCATCGGCCACCTGCGCATTTCGGCGGTGTTGCCGCTGGACGATACCGACCGCGCCCTGCAGTTGCTGGCCGCAAACCTGCCCGGCCTGCGCATCCGGACCTATACGCCTTATCTCGTGCGCGTGGACCTGCCGGCGGCGCCCTGA
- a CDS encoding TonB-dependent siderophore receptor, with product MAFLSRGAPRANAYPSGRIRRLTLARHLPLAIAAALAVLEPPAVQAQSAPSAAMAYDIPAGPLAPALSRYAQQSGAEIVLDVRALDGISTEGLRGRYGVNEGFDALLQGTGYRASKTAVGYVLVPAPGRDGVTTLDAVRVDGSGVRSATTEGSGSYAARAVTLTKGAQSLREIPQSVSVMTRQQMDDQGLTTVAEALSYVTGMTPSDYEGTEKFSARGFSTSTQYDGLPQQDYSPHMDLAIYDRVEILRGPSGLLTGTGEPGGIVNYVRKRPLDVAHFSASASVGSWNHRRIEADGGGALNGAGTLRGRLVGAYEAEDKFYDYGRSEPTTLYGVLEYDFTPNTTIGLTAAYNQRRFRNFNGLPLYADDSLPARHDYVGPSKMSNMDTYDLGTDLTHRFGGGWELKAAYLHRDTRYRGYSAFVTAPLDVETGRSGMSVGRIANDFKWDQGDIHVSGPVRMLGRDHTLTLGYNYARYDSTTGSRFATLTDWDPLNDHDFGAIYDQPVINKSNSITTQSGLYATGRFKLADPLTLVLGGRWTDYSEKSRDVSPVASDYTRSAADVSNEFTPFGGVVWDVSKQVSVYASYADIFVPQTQKDYTGQTLKPRVGWQTEAGIKGEFFDGRLNASLAVFRIRDQNRAMTDEAHIGCDGTVNGACYRPAGKVQSQGWEAEVSGSPAPGWDISAGYTYTNAKYLQDSNPANVGQRFAADVLPKHLFKLWTQYRFGRDDFGGALVGWRVGTGVQAQSDVYTSSMRQGGYMTVSARVGYQINKNWDAALSVNNLFNREYLRTPGYGIFYNIYGAPRNAMLTVRYAM from the coding sequence ATGGCATTCCTTAGCCGTGGCGCGCCGCGCGCCAACGCGTACCCCTCCGGCCGCATCCGCCGCCTTACCCTTGCACGGCATCTGCCGCTGGCCATCGCCGCCGCGCTGGCTGTGCTGGAGCCGCCTGCCGTGCAGGCACAGTCCGCACCGTCGGCGGCGATGGCGTACGACATTCCCGCCGGACCGCTTGCGCCCGCGCTCAGCCGTTATGCCCAGCAATCTGGCGCCGAAATCGTGCTGGACGTGCGTGCCCTGGACGGAATCAGCACAGAGGGGCTGCGCGGACGTTATGGCGTGAACGAAGGCTTTGATGCGCTGCTGCAGGGCACGGGCTATCGCGCCAGCAAGACGGCCGTCGGCTACGTGCTGGTGCCGGCGCCGGGCCGCGATGGTGTAACGACGCTGGATGCTGTCCGTGTGGACGGCAGCGGCGTGCGCAGCGCAACGACCGAGGGGTCGGGCTCGTATGCGGCCAGGGCGGTCACCCTGACCAAAGGCGCCCAGTCGCTTCGTGAGATTCCGCAATCGGTGTCCGTGATGACGCGCCAGCAGATGGACGACCAGGGCCTGACGACGGTGGCCGAGGCATTGAGCTACGTGACCGGCATGACGCCTTCGGACTACGAAGGCACCGAGAAATTCAGCGCGCGCGGATTCAGCACCAGCACCCAGTACGATGGCCTGCCGCAGCAGGATTACAGCCCGCACATGGATCTTGCCATTTATGACCGCGTGGAGATCCTGCGCGGCCCGTCGGGCCTGCTGACCGGCACCGGCGAGCCGGGCGGCATCGTCAATTACGTGCGCAAGCGCCCGCTGGACGTGGCGCATTTTTCGGCGTCCGCCTCGGTCGGGTCCTGGAACCACCGCCGGATCGAAGCCGACGGCGGCGGCGCCCTGAACGGCGCGGGCACGCTGCGCGGCCGGCTGGTGGGCGCCTACGAGGCCGAAGACAAGTTCTATGACTACGGCCGTTCGGAACCCACGACGCTCTACGGCGTGCTGGAGTACGACTTCACGCCCAACACCACGATTGGACTCACCGCCGCGTACAACCAGCGTCGCTTCCGCAATTTCAATGGCCTGCCGCTGTACGCGGACGACAGCCTGCCTGCGCGCCACGACTACGTCGGGCCCAGCAAGATGTCCAACATGGACACCTACGACCTCGGCACCGACCTGACGCACCGCTTCGGCGGGGGCTGGGAGCTGAAGGCGGCCTACCTGCACCGCGACACGCGCTATCGCGGCTACTCGGCCTTCGTCACCGCGCCGCTGGATGTGGAGACGGGACGCAGCGGCATGAGCGTCGGGCGCATCGCCAACGACTTCAAGTGGGACCAGGGCGACATTCACGTATCCGGCCCGGTGCGCATGCTGGGCCGTGACCACACCCTGACGCTGGGCTACAACTACGCGCGTTACGACTCCACGACGGGCAGCCGGTTCGCGACGCTGACCGACTGGGATCCGCTGAACGACCACGATTTCGGCGCCATCTACGACCAGCCTGTCATCAACAAGAGCAACTCCATCACGACGCAGTCGGGCCTGTACGCGACGGGCCGCTTCAAGCTCGCCGACCCATTGACCCTGGTGCTGGGCGGCCGCTGGACCGACTATTCCGAAAAGAGCCGCGACGTGTCGCCGGTGGCGTCCGACTACACGCGTAGCGCGGCCGATGTCAGCAATGAGTTCACGCCTTTCGGCGGCGTGGTCTGGGATGTGAGCAAACAGGTGTCCGTGTACGCCAGCTACGCCGACATCTTCGTGCCGCAGACGCAGAAGGACTACACCGGCCAGACGCTCAAGCCCCGCGTGGGCTGGCAGACCGAGGCGGGCATCAAGGGCGAGTTCTTCGACGGCCGGTTGAATGCGTCGCTGGCGGTGTTCCGCATCCGCGACCAGAACCGCGCCATGACGGACGAAGCGCACATCGGTTGCGACGGTACGGTGAACGGCGCGTGCTATCGGCCCGCCGGCAAGGTGCAGAGCCAGGGCTGGGAAGCGGAGGTCAGCGGCAGTCCGGCGCCGGGCTGGGATATCTCGGCGGGCTACACCTACACCAATGCCAAGTACCTTCAGGACTCGAACCCGGCCAACGTGGGCCAACGTTTTGCTGCCGACGTGCTGCCCAAGCACCTGTTCAAGCTTTGGACGCAGTACCGCTTCGGCCGCGACGATTTCGGGGGCGCGCTGGTGGGCTGGCGCGTGGGCACCGGCGTGCAGGCGCAAAGCGATGTGTACACGTCGTCCATGCGGCAAGGCGGGTACATGACGGTGTCCGCGCGTGTGGGCTATCAGATCAACAAGAATTGGGACGCCGCGCTGTCGGTGAACAACCTGTTCAATCGCGAATACTTGCGCACCCCGGGTTACGGCATCTTCTACAACATCTACGGCGCGCCTCGCAACGCCATGCTGACCGTGCGCTACGCGATGTAG
- a CDS encoding RNA polymerase sigma factor: protein MGERFFGVVAEAYKAWNAELVGFLNRQLKRSPDTAQDLAQETFAKWLAASKSGEQLEKPRAYLYEIARNLLRDHWRREGVRGEHVVASLDDQGFEPPADSLAAHAGLQPEARADANQRLRLLQAAIDDMPARQREAFLLYRYDELRCEEIASRMGISVRAVEKHLQLALAHCKRRVQGEA from the coding sequence ATGGGGGAGCGGTTCTTCGGCGTGGTGGCCGAGGCATACAAGGCGTGGAACGCCGAGCTGGTCGGGTTTCTGAACCGGCAGCTCAAGCGTTCGCCGGATACCGCGCAGGATCTGGCGCAGGAGACCTTCGCCAAATGGCTCGCGGCAAGCAAGAGCGGCGAACAGCTGGAAAAGCCACGCGCGTACCTGTATGAAATCGCCCGCAATCTGCTGCGCGATCATTGGCGGCGCGAGGGCGTGCGCGGCGAGCACGTCGTGGCCAGCCTGGACGATCAGGGGTTCGAGCCGCCCGCGGACAGCCTGGCCGCGCACGCGGGCCTGCAGCCCGAAGCGCGCGCCGACGCCAACCAGCGCCTGCGTTTGCTGCAGGCTGCCATCGACGACATGCCGGCGCGCCAGCGCGAAGCGTTTTTGCTTTATCGGTATGATGAGCTGCGCTGCGAGGAGATCGCCAGCCGCATGGGCATTTCGGTCCGCGCGGTGGAAAAGCACCTGCAGTTGGCTCTGGCGCATTGCAAGCGTCGCGTTCAGGGCGAAGCCTGA
- a CDS encoding FecR family protein, giving the protein MNPSQPLSATEAVASAWFLRRREAALDAFAERDFQAWLAESPLNRQEYERLAQVWDDMAALPRPAPRQAAQTPAPRPPRFAAYLKWGCVAAALALTVAAAYQYLPVSYTTLANAATQTRSVDLPDGTQVHANGGTRVTVKYTLAERRISIEGGEVFIDAAADRRPLIVEAGGARLRDIGTEFNVLLLPDTLQVGVRSGVVLLESGDAQTPVVRRLQAGDTVRLARGPGRQVREQRVPLTEIGAWQDGVVVVHDMTVQQLAAYMALHREAPVLVADARAGGLRLSGTLDLRQPEAFLDVLPSLLPVTVNRRPDGTAVVASR; this is encoded by the coding sequence ATGAACCCATCCCAACCTTTATCCGCTACCGAAGCCGTCGCCAGCGCATGGTTCCTGCGCCGCCGCGAGGCCGCGCTCGATGCCTTTGCCGAGCGCGACTTTCAGGCATGGCTGGCCGAGTCGCCGCTAAATCGCCAGGAATATGAACGCCTTGCCCAGGTCTGGGACGACATGGCGGCGCTGCCGCGTCCCGCACCCCGGCAGGCAGCGCAGACGCCCGCACCGCGTCCACCGCGATTTGCCGCTTACCTGAAATGGGGATGCGTGGCCGCGGCCTTGGCGCTGACCGTCGCTGCCGCGTACCAATACCTGCCGGTCAGCTACACGACGCTGGCCAACGCCGCCACGCAGACCCGCAGCGTCGATCTTCCCGACGGCACGCAGGTCCACGCCAACGGCGGCACCCGCGTCACCGTGAAATACACGCTGGCCGAGCGGCGCATCAGCATCGAAGGCGGCGAAGTCTTCATCGACGCGGCGGCCGACCGGCGTCCGCTGATCGTGGAGGCGGGCGGCGCCCGGCTGCGCGATATCGGCACCGAGTTCAACGTGCTGCTCCTGCCGGACACCTTGCAGGTGGGCGTGCGCAGCGGCGTCGTGCTGCTGGAATCCGGCGATGCGCAGACGCCCGTCGTCCGGCGGCTGCAGGCGGGCGATACGGTCCGGCTTGCGCGCGGCCCCGGCCGGCAGGTGCGCGAGCAGCGCGTGCCGTTGACCGAGATCGGCGCCTGGCAGGACGGCGTGGTGGTGGTGCATGACATGACCGTGCAGCAACTGGCGGCGTACATGGCGCTGCATCGCGAGGCACCCGTGCTGGTCGCGGATGCCCGCGCCGGCGGTCTGCGGCTGTCGGGCACGCTGGACCTGCGCCAACCCGAGGCGTTCCTGGATGTGCTGCCCAGCCTGCTGCCCGTGACGGTGAATCGCCGGCCGGACGGCACGGCGGTGGTCGCCAGCCGCTAA